In a genomic window of Bradyrhizobium sp. LLZ17:
- a CDS encoding YqgE/AlgH family protein — MAPTGKRTGDSTRGAGSSFPNSAGYLDGRLLIAMPVMGDSRFERSVIYLCAHSAEGAMGIIVNHPAGSIDFPELLVQLGIIKKGEQIKLPENAESMKVLRGGPVDTGRGFVLHSSDFYIDNATLRIDDGVCLTATVDILRAIAKGSGPKHAILALGYAGWAPGQLETEIQSNGWLHCDADADLIFGDDVDEKYGRALRKIGIDPGMLSNEAGHA, encoded by the coding sequence ATGGCTCCTACTGGCAAAAGGACTGGCGACAGCACCCGGGGCGCGGGCTCATCATTTCCCAATTCGGCCGGCTATCTGGACGGCCGGCTCCTGATCGCGATGCCGGTGATGGGCGATTCCCGCTTCGAGCGCTCGGTGATCTATCTCTGTGCCCATTCGGCGGAAGGGGCGATGGGCATCATCGTCAACCATCCGGCCGGAAGCATCGATTTTCCGGAGTTGCTGGTGCAGCTCGGCATCATCAAGAAGGGCGAGCAGATCAAGCTGCCGGAGAACGCCGAGAGCATGAAGGTGCTGCGCGGCGGCCCCGTCGATACCGGCCGCGGCTTCGTGCTGCATTCCAGCGATTTCTACATCGACAACGCGACGCTCAGGATCGACGACGGCGTCTGCCTCACTGCGACCGTGGATATTCTGCGTGCGATCGCCAAGGGTTCCGGACCAAAGCACGCCATCCTCGCGCTCGGCTATGCCGGCTGGGCGCCAGGCCAGCTCGAGACCGAGATCCAGAGCAATGGCTGGCTGCATTGCGATGCGGATGCCGACCTGATCTTCGGCGACGACGTCGACGAAAAGTACGGCCGCGCCCTGCGCAAGATCGGCATCGACCCGGGCATGCTGTCGAACGAGGCCGGCCACGCGTAG
- a CDS encoding protein-disulfide reductase DsbD domain-containing protein yields MLSIVPLRAAIGVATTLVASSLALTARADDASPWQRDGHSAVRLLAGSRSGAVLLGGIAFQIQQGWKTYWRTPGDSGVPPRFDFSKSDNVEAVTIMWPAPLKFDDGAGGHSIGYHDQIVLPLRIVPKTADKPVTLRAEINYAVCEKICIPVEASVELGFNSVASTEDANLRAALDTVPKPANIGDPNPLTIRDVRRDGAKNVMVDVVAPDNSNINLYVEGPTPDWSLPIPAPVEHSPPGVKRFSFELDGLPPDAKPDGAALKFTLVGPEKSYEFNTNLE; encoded by the coding sequence ATGCTCAGCATAGTTCCCCTGCGTGCGGCGATTGGCGTCGCGACCACCCTGGTTGCGTCGTCGCTGGCGCTTACCGCGCGCGCCGACGACGCTTCACCGTGGCAGCGCGACGGACATTCCGCGGTGCGCCTGCTCGCGGGATCGCGTAGCGGCGCGGTCCTGCTCGGCGGTATCGCCTTCCAGATCCAGCAGGGTTGGAAGACCTACTGGCGCACGCCCGGCGATTCAGGTGTTCCGCCGCGGTTCGACTTTTCGAAGTCGGACAATGTCGAGGCGGTGACGATCATGTGGCCGGCACCGCTGAAGTTCGACGACGGCGCGGGCGGCCATTCGATCGGCTATCACGATCAGATCGTGCTGCCGCTCCGTATCGTTCCCAAGACGGCCGACAAGCCGGTGACGCTGCGGGCCGAGATCAATTACGCGGTGTGCGAAAAAATCTGTATTCCGGTAGAGGCCAGCGTCGAGCTTGGCTTCAACAGCGTCGCGTCGACCGAGGACGCCAATCTGCGTGCGGCGCTCGACACCGTGCCGAAGCCCGCGAATATCGGCGATCCCAATCCGCTGACTATCCGCGACGTCAGGCGCGACGGCGCCAAGAATGTGATGGTCGATGTGGTTGCGCCGGACAACAGCAACATCAATCTGTACGTGGAAGGACCGACGCCCGACTGGTCGCTGCCGATTCCCGCGCCGGTGGAGCACAGCCCGCCAGGGGTGAAACGCTTCTCCTTCGAGCTTGACGGGCTGCCGCCGGACGCCAAGCCCGATGGTGCAGCGCTGAAATTCACGCTGGTCGGGCCGGAGAAATCGTACGAGTTCAATACGAATTTGGAATGA
- a CDS encoding oligosaccharide flippase family protein translates to MAVMDAEPASTGSAGLIARLRGKLTGGSSEASLTRRLAGTIFIIRVISAGLAYFAQVLLARWMGTSDYGIYVYVWTWVLLLGSMMDFGISASAQKIIPEYRTSGDHALLRGFLSGSRWLTFAVSTLMSLALAGIVKLLSPWIDPAEALPLYIGCMTLPAFVVANTQDGIARSHDWMRLGLMPQFIIRQALIIGITACAFLLGYHLGAVAAMVASAGAVWIAMTGQMVVLNHKLAHHVEPGLKAYDVAGWLAVSLPILLVESFYLLLSYTDVLVLQQFRPSDEVGVYFAVVKTLALVSFIHYAMSATTAHRFAEYNALGDKARLSAYVAHAINWTFWPSLAATAVLLALGKPLLWLFGPQFVVGYDIMFVAAIGLVVRAAIGPVERLLNMLGQQKICALAYALAFVMNLVLCIALVPRFGGHGAAAATSISLSFETVLLFWIVRQRLGLHVLAFGR, encoded by the coding sequence GTGGCCGTGATGGATGCAGAGCCCGCTTCGACCGGATCAGCCGGCCTGATCGCGCGGTTGCGCGGCAAGCTGACGGGCGGATCGAGCGAAGCGTCGCTGACGCGGCGGCTTGCCGGCACCATCTTCATTATCCGCGTGATCAGCGCGGGTCTCGCCTATTTCGCGCAGGTCCTGCTCGCGCGCTGGATGGGGACGTCCGACTACGGAATCTATGTCTATGTCTGGACCTGGGTGCTGCTGCTCGGCAGCATGATGGATTTCGGCATCTCGGCCTCCGCGCAAAAGATCATTCCGGAGTACCGCACCAGCGGCGATCATGCGCTGTTGCGCGGCTTTCTCTCCGGCAGCCGCTGGCTCACCTTCGCCGTGTCCACGTTGATGTCGCTCGCGCTGGCCGGCATCGTCAAGCTGCTGTCGCCGTGGATCGATCCCGCCGAAGCGCTACCGCTCTATATCGGCTGCATGACACTGCCGGCATTCGTCGTCGCCAACACCCAGGACGGCATTGCCCGCTCGCATGACTGGATGCGGCTCGGCCTGATGCCGCAATTCATCATCCGGCAGGCCCTGATCATCGGCATCACCGCCTGCGCCTTTCTGCTTGGCTATCATCTTGGCGCGGTGGCCGCGATGGTCGCCAGCGCCGGCGCAGTGTGGATTGCGATGACCGGACAGATGGTCGTGCTGAACCACAAGCTGGCCCATCATGTCGAGCCCGGCCTGAAGGCCTACGACGTCGCTGGCTGGCTCGCCGTGTCGCTGCCGATCCTGCTGGTCGAGAGCTTTTACCTGCTGCTGTCCTACACCGATGTGCTGGTGCTTCAGCAGTTCCGCCCCTCCGACGAGGTCGGCGTCTATTTCGCGGTGGTGAAGACGCTGGCGCTGGTCTCCTTCATCCACTACGCGATGTCGGCGACGACCGCGCATCGCTTCGCCGAATACAATGCGCTCGGCGACAAGGCACGGCTGTCGGCCTATGTGGCGCACGCCATCAACTGGACGTTCTGGCCGTCGCTGGCGGCAACGGCCGTGCTGCTCGCGCTCGGCAAGCCGCTGCTCTGGCTGTTCGGACCGCAATTTGTGGTCGGCTACGACATCATGTTCGTCGCCGCGATCGGGCTCGTGGTACGCGCCGCGATCGGCCCGGTCGAGCGCCTGCTCAACATGCTCGGCCAGCAGAAGATCTGCGCGCTGGCCTACGCACTGGCCTTCGTGATGAACCTCGTGCTCTGCATTGCGCTGGTGCCACGCTTCGGCGGCCATGGCGCCGCGGCCGCGACCTCGATCTCGCTCAGCTTCGAGACGGTGTTGCTGTTCTGGATCGTGCGGCAGCGGCTGGGGCTGCACGTGCTGGCGTTTGGACGCTAG
- a CDS encoding sulfite exporter TauE/SafE family protein, whose product MIDPLYVASGFAVGLLVGMTGVGGGSLMTPLLILLFGIHPATAVGTDLLYAAATKTGGSIVHGWSRSVHWPAVLRLACGSIPASALTLLVLWKLDLRSDSERNLVNLVLCFALMLTATSLIFRKSIMERYRRRLEQIDERTTAIATVVTGIVLGVLVSISSVGAGAVGVTVLLLLYPRLPMATIVGSDIAHAVPLTFVAGAGHWMLGSVDWHLMGVLLLGSLPGIILGSYSATRVPETVLRLTLACVLFVVAGRIMFAELNLSTAIVTALAWSR is encoded by the coding sequence ATGATTGATCCACTCTATGTCGCCTCGGGATTTGCCGTCGGCCTGCTTGTCGGGATGACCGGCGTCGGAGGCGGTTCGTTGATGACGCCGCTACTGATCCTGCTGTTCGGCATCCATCCCGCCACCGCGGTCGGCACCGACCTGCTCTATGCCGCCGCCACCAAGACCGGCGGCAGCATCGTGCATGGCTGGTCGCGTAGCGTGCACTGGCCGGCGGTACTGCGGCTCGCCTGCGGCAGCATCCCGGCGAGCGCGCTCACGCTGCTCGTGCTGTGGAAGCTCGATCTCAGGAGCGATTCCGAGCGCAATCTCGTCAATCTCGTGCTGTGCTTTGCGCTGATGCTGACGGCGACGTCGCTGATCTTCCGCAAGTCAATCATGGAGCGCTATCGCCGGCGTCTGGAACAGATCGACGAGCGCACCACCGCCATCGCGACCGTGGTGACGGGCATCGTGCTCGGCGTGCTGGTCTCGATTTCATCCGTCGGCGCCGGTGCGGTCGGTGTCACCGTGCTGCTGCTGCTCTATCCGCGCTTGCCGATGGCGACTATCGTGGGCTCCGACATCGCGCATGCGGTGCCGCTGACATTCGTGGCCGGCGCCGGGCACTGGATGCTCGGCTCGGTCGACTGGCATCTGATGGGCGTGCTGCTGCTGGGGTCGCTGCCCGGAATTATCCTCGGCAGCTACAGCGCGACGCGCGTGCCGGAGACGGTGCTGCGGCTGACGCTCGCCTGCGTCCTTTTCGTGGTCGCCGGCAGGATCATGTTCGCGGAATTGAACCTGTCGACGGCCATCGTGACGGCCCTGGCCTGGAGCCGTTGA
- a CDS encoding DUF3734 domain-containing protein produces MTDHNPEAVSVPANAQRVLVLQGGGALGSYQAGAYQSLCGYGFEPEWVAGISIGAVNAAIIAGNEGHTRVKRLKEFWEMVSAPVPWKPIGKSDHSRELFNSSSAALIATFGVPGFFVPRLPPAPLWPPGSPQAQSYYDTAPLKKTLERLVDFDRINDLKTRLSVGAVGVTSGNFKYFDNYEFKKLGKKIGPEHIMASGALPPGFPSIVIDGEHYWDGGIASNTPLDFVLDAEIDRDLLIFQVDLFSARGDLPTSLLEAAEREKDIRFSSRTRMNTDKNKQVHNARRAVRDLIGKLPDYLKNDPSVEYLAKASRESTVTVVHLIYRSKNYESSSKDYDFSHVAMVEHWESGVRDVHLSMRHKDWLDRPQSDETMVTYDLTGDVSAPPAKRSE; encoded by the coding sequence ATGACAGATCACAATCCCGAAGCCGTCAGCGTCCCCGCCAACGCACAGCGCGTCCTGGTCTTGCAGGGCGGCGGCGCGCTCGGCTCCTATCAGGCCGGCGCCTATCAGTCGCTATGCGGTTATGGCTTCGAGCCCGAATGGGTCGCCGGCATCTCGATCGGTGCCGTCAATGCGGCCATCATCGCCGGCAACGAGGGTCACACCCGGGTCAAGCGGCTCAAGGAATTCTGGGAGATGGTCTCGGCGCCGGTGCCGTGGAAGCCGATCGGCAAGAGCGATCACAGCCGTGAGCTGTTCAACTCCAGCAGCGCCGCGCTGATCGCGACCTTCGGGGTGCCGGGCTTCTTCGTGCCTCGCCTGCCTCCCGCGCCGCTCTGGCCGCCGGGCAGCCCGCAGGCGCAGAGCTACTACGACACCGCGCCACTGAAGAAGACGCTGGAGCGGCTGGTCGATTTCGACCGCATCAACGACCTGAAGACGCGCCTGTCGGTCGGCGCCGTCGGCGTCACCTCGGGCAATTTCAAATATTTCGACAATTACGAGTTCAAGAAGCTCGGCAAGAAAATCGGCCCCGAGCACATCATGGCCTCCGGCGCGCTGCCGCCGGGCTTTCCCTCCATCGTCATCGACGGCGAGCACTATTGGGACGGCGGCATTGCCTCCAACACGCCGCTCGATTTCGTGCTTGATGCCGAGATCGACCGCGACCTCCTGATTTTCCAGGTCGACCTGTTCAGTGCCCGCGGCGATTTGCCGACCTCTCTGCTCGAGGCCGCCGAGCGCGAAAAGGACATCCGCTTTTCAAGCCGCACGCGGATGAACACCGACAAGAACAAGCAGGTCCACAACGCCCGCAGGGCCGTGCGCGACCTGATCGGCAAATTGCCGGATTATTTGAAGAACGATCCGTCCGTCGAATACCTGGCGAAGGCGTCGCGCGAAAGCACCGTCACCGTGGTGCACCTGATCTATCGCAGCAAGAACTACGAATCCTCGTCCAAGGACTACGATTTCTCGCATGTTGCCATGGTTGAGCATTGGGAAAGCGGTGTACGCGACGTGCATCTGTCGATGCGCCACAAGGATTGGCTCGATCGGCCGCAGTCCGACGAGACCATGGTGACCTACGATCTCACGGGGGACGTCAGTGCGCCCCCGGCAAAAAGGAGCGAATAA
- a CDS encoding CAP domain-containing protein, producing MRAAAAISITLLLAGCAGNEAPVQQPSMYADMSVPGSKLDAQAAAIMISQYRQNNGLGTVVIDPDLMRLADSQSEAMAAANKMDHDVRAPLAKRLNAGNYPATVAVENVSAGYHTLAEAFSGWRDSPPHRANMLKSGVTKLGIAAAYAPGTKYKVFWTMILASTEPR from the coding sequence ATGCGCGCCGCGGCCGCGATATCAATCACTTTGCTACTCGCCGGCTGTGCCGGCAACGAAGCGCCGGTCCAGCAGCCGTCCATGTATGCGGATATGTCCGTCCCGGGCTCGAAGCTCGATGCGCAGGCTGCGGCGATCATGATCTCGCAATATCGCCAAAACAACGGCCTCGGCACCGTCGTCATCGATCCCGACCTGATGCGACTTGCGGACTCCCAGTCCGAGGCCATGGCGGCCGCCAACAAGATGGACCATGACGTCCGCGCGCCGCTCGCCAAACGCCTCAATGCCGGCAATTATCCCGCAACCGTAGCCGTCGAGAACGTCTCGGCCGGCTATCATACGCTGGCGGAAGCATTTTCCGGCTGGCGCGACTCGCCTCCGCACCGGGCCAACATGCTCAAGAGCGGTGTCACAAAATTGGGCATAGCAGCCGCCTATGCTCCAGGCACCAAGTACAAGGTGTTCTGGACCATGATCCTGGCCTCGACAGAGCCCCGATAA
- a CDS encoding sulfate/molybdate ABC transporter ATP-binding protein, giving the protein MTIEVRNLVKKFGSFKALDGVDLKVDNGELLALLGPSGSGKTTLLRIIAGLDWPDSGEVAFNGEDALAQGARERHVGFVFQHYALFRHMTVFENVAFGLRVQPRAIRKDEATIRARVKELLDLVQLDWLADRYPSQLSGGQRQRIALARALAIEPRILLLDEPFGALDAKVRKELRKWLRSLHHEINVTSIFVTHDQEEALEVANRVVVMDKGRIEQIGSPSDVYESPATAFVHGFIGESIELPVQIEGGVVRLGERALALAADGLAPGASKLFVRRHDMLVGPPGSGAFEGAVQQVRNFGPVQRAEIALLGGETIEIDAPRDKELRAGDAIGLNPRRYRIFAG; this is encoded by the coding sequence GTGACCATTGAAGTCAGGAATCTCGTCAAGAAGTTCGGCAGCTTCAAGGCCCTCGACGGCGTCGATCTCAAGGTCGACAATGGCGAGCTGCTCGCGCTGCTCGGGCCGTCCGGATCCGGCAAGACCACGCTGCTGCGGATCATCGCCGGGCTCGACTGGCCCGATTCAGGCGAAGTCGCCTTCAATGGCGAGGACGCGCTGGCGCAGGGCGCGCGCGAACGTCACGTCGGCTTCGTGTTCCAGCACTATGCGCTGTTCCGCCACATGACCGTGTTCGAGAACGTTGCCTTCGGCCTGCGCGTGCAGCCGCGCGCGATCCGCAAGGACGAAGCGACCATCCGTGCCCGCGTCAAGGAGCTGCTCGACCTCGTGCAACTGGACTGGTTGGCCGACCGCTATCCGAGCCAGCTCTCCGGCGGCCAGCGCCAGCGCATCGCACTCGCGCGCGCGCTCGCGATCGAGCCGCGCATCCTGCTGCTCGACGAGCCGTTCGGCGCGCTCGATGCAAAGGTACGGAAAGAACTGCGCAAATGGCTGCGCAGCCTGCATCACGAGATCAACGTCACCTCGATCTTCGTCACCCACGACCAGGAGGAGGCGCTGGAAGTCGCCAACCGCGTCGTGGTGATGGACAAGGGCCGGATCGAGCAGATCGGCTCGCCAAGTGACGTCTATGAAAGCCCGGCGACCGCCTTCGTGCACGGGTTCATCGGCGAATCGATCGAACTGCCGGTCCAGATCGAAGGCGGCGTGGTCCGGCTCGGCGAACGTGCGCTCGCCCTTGCCGCAGACGGGCTTGCGCCTGGCGCGTCAAAACTGTTCGTGCGGCGACATGACATGCTGGTCGGCCCGCCCGGCAGCGGCGCCTTCGAGGGCGCCGTGCAGCAGGTCCGGAATTTCGGTCCGGTGCAGCGGGCCGAAATCGCCTTGCTCGGCGGTGAGACCATCGAGATCGATGCACCACGCGACAAGGAACTCCGCGCCGGCGACGCCATCGGCCTTAATCCCCGCCGCTACCGGATATTTGCGGGCTGA
- the cysW gene encoding sulfate ABC transporter permease subunit CysW translates to MTMQIADSVSLPASDARARVHAAAARNNLRTEPKAVRIAIIALAIMFLSVFVVLPLVVVFAQAFSKGILAYLAALSDPEALSAIRLTLLVAAISVGLNLVFGLVAAWAIAKFEFTGKTFLITLIDLPFSVSPVISGLVFVLLFGAQGYFGGWLRDHDIQILFAVPGIALATTFITFPFVARALIPLMQEQGTQEEEAAISLGASGLQTFFRVTLPNIKWGVLYGVLLCNARAMGEFGAVSVVSGHIRGETNTMPLLVEILYNEYQFVAAFAIASLLAMLALITLVAKTLLERHLDEGHEARDH, encoded by the coding sequence ATGACGATGCAGATCGCCGATTCAGTCTCGCTCCCGGCTTCCGATGCGAGGGCGCGCGTGCATGCGGCAGCGGCGCGCAACAATCTCCGCACCGAGCCGAAGGCGGTGCGGATCGCCATCATCGCGCTGGCGATCATGTTCCTCAGCGTGTTCGTGGTGCTGCCGCTGGTCGTGGTGTTCGCGCAAGCGTTCTCGAAGGGCATCCTTGCCTATCTCGCCGCGCTCTCCGACCCGGAAGCACTCTCGGCGATCCGGCTGACGCTGCTGGTTGCCGCGATCTCGGTCGGCCTCAATCTCGTGTTCGGCCTGGTCGCCGCCTGGGCCATCGCCAAGTTTGAGTTCACGGGCAAGACCTTCCTGATCACGCTGATCGACCTGCCGTTCTCGGTGAGCCCGGTGATCTCGGGTCTTGTCTTCGTGCTGCTGTTCGGCGCACAGGGCTATTTCGGCGGCTGGCTCAGGGATCACGACATCCAGATCCTGTTCGCGGTGCCCGGGATTGCGCTCGCCACCACCTTCATTACCTTCCCGTTCGTGGCGCGCGCGCTGATACCGCTGATGCAGGAGCAGGGCACGCAGGAAGAAGAGGCTGCGATCTCTCTCGGCGCCTCCGGCTTGCAGACATTCTTCCGTGTCACGCTGCCCAATATCAAATGGGGCGTGCTCTACGGCGTCCTGCTCTGCAACGCGCGCGCGATGGGCGAGTTCGGTGCGGTCTCGGTCGTCTCCGGCCACATCCGCGGCGAAACCAACACCATGCCGCTGCTGGTCGAGATCCTCTACAACGAATACCAGTTCGTCGCAGCGTTCGCGATCGCCTCGCTGCTGGCGATGCTGGCGCTGATCACGCTGGTCGCCAAGACCCTTCTCGAACGTCATCTGGACGAAGGACACGAAGCCCGTGACCATTGA
- the cysT gene encoding sulfate ABC transporter permease subunit CysT, with amino-acid sequence MGLTLSWLSVIILIPLAGLFLKSLELSPEQFWAILSSRRTLNALRVSFGLAFAAACVNLVMGSIIVWALVRYRFPGRRLFDAIVDVPFALPTAVAGVALTSLFAEKGWLGAPLAALGIKVAFTPVGIFVAMIFIGIPFVVRTVQPVLQDLDVEIEEAAGSLGASRWQTIIRVILPSLAPALLTGLALAFARAVGEYGSVIFIAGNLPNVSEIAPLLIVIRLSEYRYADATAIAVVMLVVSFVVIFAVNRLQRWAQSRIPAR; translated from the coding sequence ATGGGGCTGACGCTGTCCTGGTTGTCCGTCATCATCCTGATTCCGCTCGCCGGCCTGTTCCTGAAATCGCTTGAGCTCAGTCCGGAACAGTTCTGGGCCATCCTTTCCAGCCGCCGCACCCTCAATGCGCTCAGGGTCTCGTTCGGCCTCGCCTTCGCAGCCGCCTGTGTCAACCTGGTGATGGGCAGCATCATCGTCTGGGCCCTGGTGCGCTACCGCTTTCCCGGGCGGCGGCTGTTCGATGCCATCGTCGACGTGCCGTTCGCGCTGCCGACGGCGGTCGCGGGCGTCGCGCTGACCTCGCTATTTGCCGAGAAGGGCTGGCTCGGCGCACCGCTCGCGGCGCTCGGCATCAAGGTGGCGTTCACGCCGGTGGGCATCTTCGTCGCCATGATCTTCATCGGAATTCCCTTCGTGGTCCGCACCGTGCAGCCGGTGCTTCAGGATCTCGATGTCGAAATCGAGGAAGCCGCGGGCAGTCTGGGCGCCAGCCGCTGGCAGACCATCATCCGCGTGATCCTGCCCTCGCTCGCGCCGGCGTTGCTGACGGGCCTCGCGCTCGCCTTTGCCCGCGCCGTCGGCGAATACGGCTCTGTGATTTTCATCGCCGGCAATCTGCCGAACGTCTCCGAAATCGCGCCGCTCCTGATCGTGATCAGGCTGTCCGAATACCGCTATGCGGACGCAACCGCGATCGCGGTCGTGATGCTCGTGGTGTCGTTCGTCGTCATCTTTGCTGTCAACCGGCTCCAGCGCTGGGCGCAGAGCCGGATTCCGGCGCGCTGA
- a CDS encoding phosphoadenylyl-sulfate reductase: protein MNAIAPQVSSISELPSAEQLDRALRDASPAEIIAAALKTVGRDKLALVSSFGTESATLLKVMADVDPAIPVIFLDTGWLFEETLAYRDTLVATLGLKDVRSIKPAEETLSREDPDRDLWFSDPDACCRIRKVEPLARALKPFSAWINGRKRFQGNARAQIPVVEDDGARLKFNPFANVSREELEAIFVRAKLPRHPLAASGFLSVGCMPCTSRTAEGEDERAGRWRGRAKTECGIHTMKIS, encoded by the coding sequence GTGAACGCGATTGCGCCTCAGGTCTCGTCAATCTCCGAGCTGCCCTCGGCGGAGCAGCTCGACCGCGCCTTGCGCGATGCCTCGCCCGCGGAGATCATCGCCGCGGCCCTGAAGACGGTCGGCCGCGACAAGCTTGCGCTGGTGTCCTCGTTCGGCACGGAATCGGCGACGCTGCTCAAGGTGATGGCGGATGTCGACCCGGCGATTCCGGTGATCTTCCTCGATACCGGCTGGCTGTTCGAGGAGACGCTGGCCTATCGCGACACGCTGGTCGCGACGCTGGGGTTGAAGGATGTCCGTTCGATCAAGCCCGCGGAAGAGACGCTGTCGCGCGAGGATCCCGATCGTGATCTCTGGTTCTCAGATCCCGACGCCTGCTGCCGTATTCGCAAGGTGGAACCGCTGGCGCGTGCGCTGAAGCCGTTCTCGGCCTGGATCAACGGCCGCAAGCGCTTCCAGGGCAATGCGCGTGCCCAGATTCCGGTGGTCGAGGACGACGGCGCGCGGCTGAAATTCAATCCCTTCGCCAATGTCTCGCGCGAGGAGCTCGAGGCGATTTTCGTCCGCGCCAAATTGCCGCGGCATCCTTTGGCGGCGTCCGGATTTCTCTCCGTTGGTTGCATGCCTTGCACCAGCCGAACGGCCGAAGGCGAGGACGAGCGCGCCGGTCGGTGGCGCGGTCGCGCCAAGACAGAATGCGGCATCCACACCATGAAGATTTCGTAG
- a CDS encoding DUF934 domain-containing protein: MPLVNGGKIVDDSFVKLAVDTPLPEGGDILVPAERFLTDADALLKRGGKVGVIWPNNRDIAELVPYLGKIAVVALVFPTFRDGRAYSQARRLRERYGYRGDLRATGQVLRDQFVFMLRAGFDSFEVKKQADAEAFMQTAKRYSVFYQPTGDGRITALHRRMQLRHSEGVGT; the protein is encoded by the coding sequence ATGCCACTCGTTAACGGCGGAAAGATCGTCGACGACAGCTTCGTCAAGCTCGCCGTCGACACCCCGCTGCCGGAGGGCGGTGACATCCTGGTGCCGGCCGAGCGATTCCTGACCGATGCCGACGCGCTGCTGAAGCGCGGCGGCAAGGTCGGCGTGATCTGGCCGAACAACCGCGACATCGCTGAGCTCGTGCCTTATCTCGGCAAGATCGCCGTCGTCGCGTTGGTGTTCCCGACGTTCCGCGACGGCCGCGCCTACAGCCAGGCCCGGCGGCTGCGCGAGCGCTACGGCTATCGCGGTGATCTGCGTGCCACCGGCCAGGTGCTGCGCGACCAGTTCGTGTTCATGCTGCGCGCCGGCTTCGATTCCTTCGAGGTCAAGAAGCAGGCCGACGCGGAAGCCTTCATGCAGACCGCGAAGCGCTACTCGGTGTTCTATCAGCCGACCGGTGACGGCCGGATCACGGCGCTGCACCGGCGCATGCAGTTGCGTCATTCGGAAGGTGTCGGCACGTGA
- a CDS encoding DUF2849 domain-containing protein, translating to MTSPLEQKKIKIAGPSVVTANRTWDGIVVYRTTAKGWSADLSEAAIVRNSDEAKALLAESVADDVGAIGPYIAPVQIGDDGKVQPGNLREQIRRTGVTIGSPVQA from the coding sequence ATGACCTCCCCGCTCGAACAGAAGAAGATCAAGATCGCCGGCCCCTCGGTCGTGACCGCCAACCGCACCTGGGATGGCATCGTGGTCTACCGCACCACCGCAAAGGGTTGGTCCGCGGACCTCTCGGAAGCCGCGATCGTGCGCAACTCCGACGAGGCGAAGGCGTTGCTTGCCGAGTCCGTGGCCGATGACGTCGGCGCGATCGGCCCCTATATCGCCCCGGTGCAGATCGGCGACGACGGCAAGGTCCAGCCCGGCAATTTGCGTGAACAGATCCGCCGCACCGGCGTCACCATCGGATCGCCGGTCCAGGCTTAA